The Salinicoccus sp. RF5 region CAAGCGCCTGTTTCAGCCTGTCGATGAAGCGCATGATGTCACTGTCGCCGAACTCGGCATTCACAAGATCCATCTGATCGCTCACCTTCGCCGAAAGCAGGATATAGAGCGGGTGGGTCTGGCCGAGCTGTTTTCTGAGTTCGGACAGGTTCTTTTCATGGACCAGGTTGCGTATGCCCGAATCGAGGTCATACTTGTCGATGTAGAGGTCGAGCAGCGTATCATCGTTGACCACGATCGAATGGAACTTCTCGCCATACCCTTCTGTGACGAACGACAGGTGCATGTCGATGCTCCCGAGTATCTCCTCATCAGTGGGACGGTAGAGTTCGACGCCTGCCTGATGGAAAGTCTTGTAGTTCCTCACCACGGGGCCGAAGTACCCGAAGAAGCGCTGGCTGAGGTGATAGTCCTCACTGTAGTTGAGCAGGGAGCGCGTCCAGTCGCTGCGGATGGAGAAGAGCTGTTCGTTGCGCTCGAAGATGATGGTCGAGGAATGGTGGCGCTTGTCGTCGATATTGAAGGGCTCCACCATATTCATGTCGACCAGCTGATAGTTTTCATCGGCAAGCAGTTGTGTATAATCCTGTGCAAATTTCAGGCGTCGGATGATCAAATCGTTTTTCATACCATATCTCCTTTAATACTTTAGCGTGATAAAGAATAATCAATAAATCTGATAATAACAAAATAAATCGGCGATGACAAGAGATTTCCGACAATTTTGTTTAACACTTTAAAACGCTAAAGTGATTTGATATGATAACCGTATTAATGGGGGGAAACATATGCAAATAGATAGGTTGAGAGGCAAGGAGCTTGATGATCTGTTCGAAGGTATATTGAAGCTTGAAACAGTTGAGGAATGCCATCACTTTTTCGATGACCTCTGCACCACAAATGAACTGGTGTCGCTGAAGCAGCGTTTCCAGGTGGCGAAGATGATAAAGGAGGGGCACACGTACTCGAAGGTACAGAACGAAACAGGGGCCTCGAGCGCCACGGTGTCCCGGGTGAAGCGCTGCCTGGACTACGGCAGTGAGGGCTACCATATGATCATCGACAGGATGGAATGAATGACCTTAACTTGGTTAAGGTCATTTTTATTTTAAGTAGGCATAATTATTAATTTTACATATACCACTACTGCTGCAAGCCATATCATATCTAATAGGAATGATAGTTTCCTCGAAGTAACCTTGTGACAATCAGTACTATTCATATCTGCAAAAAATATGACAATTTCCTTTAAGGTGTTGGATTTCATAATATGAATTTGTAATCTTTTAGATGTATTATCCGTACTGCCTAAACAGAGAAAAATCTATGCGATAATTTAGTTTTATTGTTGGCTTTCGTATTAAGGGAGGAGAAAGTGTGCATGAAAAAGAATCTGCTTTCCAAAGGAGTAATCCATGCTTAAAGTGAATGGCCTTCATTATGCTTATGATAGTAGCTATCCTGTTTTCATCTGATATTGCTTCTTATATTCTATTTTTTGTTGTTTATTTCAGTATCCAAGGGTTAGTAAATCTAAAGAAGGAGTTAGATATGAAAATCGTAGTACGGATTATTAATAGTGCAGCTGCTTCGATTGTGACGACTTTGATTATTTTAACAGTCAGCTTCTTGATATTGCTGTTTTCAAGTGCAGAACTTGGGTATCGGACAGCATATTTTGGCGCTGTATTCTTCAATAGCGCACCCACGTCCTCAGATACTATAGGTATGACTTTTGGAATCAATAATGTAATACCCATTATCGTTACAGTTGCCATTTTCACAGTAGTATATTATTTCGTTCTTCAATTGATTGCCAAAAATAGATGAATTGAATAGCAAAGAATATACCCCCGATTTTGAATAGCCGTTCAAAATCGGGGGTTTAGTTATCCTATACTACTCAAATGATTAAACATTATGATACTAAACGTCAATTATTTGAAGCGTATTCTTTATTTCCACAGCAAGGTCATCCGTGCGCCACTCGCGCGAGTAGCCGAGGCAGGGACATATAAATTGGATGCCATTTTCTTCAAACTGGTGGCGGAAGTGGACATGCCCCATGATACTGTAGTGGATCGGGAACTCCTTGTAGAAGGTGTCGAAATCGGATGTGCCGATGAAGGCATTGTAGAAATCGAACAGCCGATGCGGTGTCGGCACGGCGAAACTGCGGTGCGTCACCACGTGGGTCATCATGATGATGTTGCGGTCCCCGACCTCTTCAAGATCCTGCCGAACAGCATCAGCAAAGGTCTTCGACAATGCAGGGTCGTCCATCGGCCAGCTTGTCCGTACCTTATCCTGCCATGTGCCGCCATAGAACTTACCGGTCGCAATCTTCTCCCTGCTGAAGCGGGGATCGGCATAGGAGTAGTCATACCAGCCGCTGTGGCCGACGATGGCCCAGTCATTATCCAGTATGAGCGGGGCGCTGATCATACTCTCCGGATGTTCCCTGTAGAACCTGTATATATCGGCACTTGATGCTCCTCCGGATTCCGGCTGCCAGTAGTCGTGGTTGCCTGGAACGAAGCGGATGTCGATTCCCGTCCGGGCCATGAGCGAATGGATGAAGTTGGTTGTGATGCGATAGTCGCTGGAGATGTCTCCGGCGATGAGGAGCAGTTCGATTTTTCTTCTATGGATCTCATCGGCAAGTATCTGTTCAAAGTCGTTTATCGAGTAGCGTGCATGCCGGCGGTCGACATGTAGGTCGGAAATGATGCCTATTCTCATATTGATCTCTCCGTATGGTCGATTTATCAAGAAGTATCATGTACACCCCGGGATGAAGTCAATCAAACCGTCCCCGAGCATACAAAAAAGACAGGCCGGAAGGCCTGTCTTTCTACATATACAGTATCAATTTTAAGCGAAGAATCCGACGACTGCTGCAGTGAGCACACTGACCAGGGAAGCACCGTATACGAGCTTCAGGCCGAAGTGGGCCACCTTGTTGCCGCTGTCGTCATGCAGGCCTTTGACGGAACCTGCGATGATGCCGATGCTTGAGAAGTTGGCGAATGATACCAGGAATACGGAAATCATCGCCTGGGATTTGCGGCTGAATTCGTCCGCCATTCCCGTATAGTCGAGCATGGCGACGAATTCATTCGTAATCAGCTTCGTCGCCATCAGGCTGCCTGCCTGCTGGGCTTCAGCCCAAGGGATCCCGATGAGGAATGCGATCGGCATGAAGATGTAGCCGAGGACATCCTGGAATGTGATCTCCATTCCAGGAATGAGCAGGAATGCTTCGTTCAGGATGGCGATGAGCGCGATATAACCGATCAGCATCGCTGCAACGGTCATGGCGACTTTTGCACCATCCATGATGTAGTCCCCGAGTATCTGGAAGAATGATTTTCCTGCATCCGGATTGTCATCGACATCGGCTGCATCTTCAGCATCCGTCACTTCATACGGATTGATGATGTGGACGATGACATATGTACCGAACAGGTTGAGTACGATCGCCGTAACGACATACTGCGGTTCGAGCATTGTCATGTAGGCACCGACGATGGACAGGGATACGGAACTCATCGCCTGTGCGGAAAGCGTATAGAGCCGGTGCTTCGGCAGATGTGGCAGCTGGTTCTTCAGTGAAATGAAGACCTCCGACTGGCCGAGGATCATGGATGCCGCACCGTTGTAGGACTCAAGATAGCCCATGCCTGTGACTTTGGTCAGCAGGAAGCCGAGTCCGCGGATGATCAGCGGCAGCAGTTTGGTGAACTGCAGGATACCGATTAGTGCCGAAATGACGATGATCGGCAGCAGTACATTGAAGAAGAAGACATCTGCCGGAGAACCGTCTCCGAGTGTCGTCAGGTCGCCCATGACGAACCCGACACCTTCAGCGGCAAAGCCGAGCAGCGTGTTGAATCCGGCTGCCAGGAATTCGATGACGGCCTGGCCGGCGCCTGTGGAAAGAAGTATGAAAGCAAAAAGCAGTTGTAGACCGAGAAGGATCAGAATGTTCTTCCATTTTTTGAAGGCAAGTTTGCGGTTGCTGCTCACAAGCCATGCGAGGAAGAAAGTGAATGCGATCCCGATGATACCCATAAGAATATTCAAGAATTTCACCCCATAAAAGATTAAGTTGTATTCATTATATAGCATGGCGTTATTGTCTGTATATGTAATCATGTGACAAAATCATCCCGATTCATTATAATGCAAACGTTTACAAAAATAAAGGGGAAATACAGAAAACTTTACGTTTGCCATATTTGACTATAGGAGATATAATTTAGTCAAAGAAGGTCAAAAGGGGTGATGTAATGCGCAACATGTCGGATATAATCGAACAATACCTCAAACAGCTGATTGAAGAATCCGGCGGTGAAGTTGTGGAAATAAAACGCGCGCATATCGCAGAGAAATTCGACTGTGTCCCCTCGCAGCTGAACTATGTGATAAAGACCCGTTTCACCAATGAACATGGCTACACCGTGGAAAGTAAGAGGGGCGGCGGCGGATACATCCGGATCACCAAGGTGGAGGCCCACTCAAAATCCGATTATCTGGCACGCCTGAAGCAGCTGATCGGCGACGGCATCTCTCAGCAGAATGCAAAGCACATCGTACAGTCGCTGATGGAGAACGAAGTGATTACAATGAAGGAAGCGAAAATCATAGATGCAGTCCTGGAGAGGGAATCTCTCATGCTCGATCTGCCATACCGTGACCGCCTCCGTGCGAATATACTGACGAGGGTGATAGATGTCATTCTCTACACAGAGGAGTGATGAGATGAAATGTGAATCATGCAACGAAAGAGAGGCAACCATCCATATCTCAAAGGGCAATGGCTTCGAAAAGACCGAAAAGTTCCTGTGCGAGCAGTGTGCCAATGCCTCATTCGAGAATGACTTCAGTTATCCGGACGACAGCTTCAATATACAGAAGCTGCTCAAATCACTGTCCGAGCACCCATCCCTGCAGCAGACAAAACGGCGTCCGAAGCAGTGTGCGACATGTGGATCCACCATCAACACCATCGTACAGATGGGGAAATTCGGATGTCCCGACTGCTATACCACCTTCGGCAGTCAGGCAGCCGACATCATCAGCCGGGTGCAGGCCCACCAGTCGGAGCATGTCGGGAAGGTGCCTGTGAAGGCGCGTGCCCAACTGAAGACGAAGAAGAAGCTCGAACAGCTGAAGGGTGAACTGGCAAAGCTCGTCGAAGCGCAGGAGTTCGAGGAGGCGGCGGTGGTGCGTGATGAAATCAAGGCGCTGGAACAGGCAGGTGATGATGATGGGATATGATCACATCAGCCCGTGGATGCAGGAATCAGAGGAGCTGCCGGTCGAAATGTCTGCGCGGGTGAGGCTTGCCCGTAACGTGAGTCACCTACCCTTCCCATACATGATGAAGGGAAATGAGGCCATTGCGCCGGTGCTCGAGAAGCTGGAGGAGACGCTCACAGACTACCGGCGTGTAGAGATGGCAGGCCTCCAGTTCGAGGACAAGGCGCTGCTGGTCGAAAAGCATCTGGTGAGCCCATTGTTTACGAAGCAGGGGCTGCTCAGTTATATTAATGAGGACGAATCCGTTTCCATCATGGTCAATGAAGAGGATCACCTGCGCATCCAGGCGATGGGGGTCGGCCTCCCGATGATGGACCTTTATAGAAAAGCGGATGCGATCGATGATATGCTGGAGTCGGAAGTCGATTATGCATTTGACGAAAAGTATGGCTACCTCACCGCCTGTCCGACGAATGTCGGCACCGGGCTGCGTGCCTCTGTGATGCTTCATCTGCCGGCACTCACCTTCGGCAGCCGCATTCAGCCGCTGTCTGCAAATCTGAGTCGTTTCGGTTTCACATTAAGAGGTATATATGGAGAAGGATCCGTCCCGCTCGGACATATATACCAGCTGTCGAACCAGCTGACACTCGGGCAGACGGAAGAGGAGATCATCAACAACCTTGACGAACTGAAGGAACGCATTGTTGAAGAAGAGATGGAGATGCGCTCATGGCTTGAAAGTGAACATCTTCTCGAAGTGAAGGATTCGGTCTACCGCTCCTATGGCCTCCTGAAGCACGCCTACAGGATGCCATTGAAAGAAGCAGCGAAGTGTCTGAGTGATCTGAAGCTCGGCACCGACCTCAGCTTGATTGAACTGGAAGGTTTCCAGTTCCAGAAATGGATTCAACTTATTCAGCCAGCATTCGTCAAGATGCGCCTGAATGAAAAAGATATAGAGATCACGTCCTTGGAGCATGCTGTTGAAGAAGAGCGTGCGGCTTTGATGAGACAACTACTAGGAGGGGAATAATATGTTATTTGGCAGACTGACTGAAAGAGCGCAAAAAGTGCTGGCCTATGCACAGGAAGAAGCAATCAACCTCAAGCATTCGAACATCGGAACCGAGCACCTGCTGCTTGGGCTCGTAAAGGAAAACGAAGGTATTGCCGCGAAGGTCCTCGAATCCTTCAATATCACTGAAGAGAAAGTGAAGGAGGAAGTGTTCAACCTGATCAACGAAGGCAGCGAACCTTCTTCCTCCATCCACTACACGCCGAGGGCGAAGAAGGTCATTGAACTCTCAATGGATGAAGCGCGCAAGCTCCACCATAACTTCGTGGGCACGGAGCATCTCCTGCTCGGCCTGATCAGGGAAAGCGAAGGCGTGGCCGCACGTGTGCTGTCGAACCTCGACCTGAACATCACGAAGGCCCGTGCCGCAGTCATCAAGATGCTCGGCAACCCTGAGTCATTCCAGCAGAAGGACGGCATGAAGAAGGACCACAATACACCAACCCTGGATTCACTGGCCCGCGACCTTACGCAGATTGCCCGTGATGAAATGCTCGACCCGGTCATCGGCAGATCCAAGGAGATCACCCGTGTGATCGAGGTGCTGAGCAGAAGGACGAAGAACAACCCGGTCCTGATTGGTGAACCCGGTGTCGGCAAGACGGCGATTGCCGAAGGCCTTGCACAGGCGATCATTAAAAACGAAGTGCCGGAAACCCTGAAGGACAAGCGCGTCATGTCACTCGACATGGGGACCGTCGTGGCAGGCACGAAGTATCGTGGTGAATTCGAGGAACGCATGAAGAAGGTAATGGAGGAGATCCATAAGGCCGGCAACGTCGTGCTGTTCATCGATGAGCTGCATACACTGATCGGGGCCGGCGGCGCCGAAGGTGCAATCGATGCCTCCAATATCCTGAAGCCTGCACTTGCACGCGGCGAGCTGCAGTGCATCGGGGCGACGACACTTGATGAATATCGCAAGCACATCGAAAAGGATGCGGCACTGGAGCGCCGTTTCCAGCCTGTACAGGTGGATGAGCCGAATGTCGAGGATGCGATACTCATTCTGAGGGGTCTCCGCGACCGTTATGAAGCACACCACAGGATCACCATCACGGATGAGGCGCTGGAAGCGGCAGCGGTCATGAGTGACCGCTATGTCCAGGACAGGTTCCTGCCGGACAAGGCGATCGACCTGATTGATGAAGCGTCATCCAAAGTCAGGCTCAGAAGCTACACATCCCCGCCGGACCTGAAGGATCTTGAAGGCAAGCTTGAAGCCATCAAGAAGGAAAAGGATGCAGCCGTACAGAGCCAGGAGTTTGAAGCGGCGGCGAACTACAGGGACCAGCAGACAAAGCTTGAAGATGAGCTTAAGAAGCGTGAAGACAACTGGAAGAAGGAACAGGGACAGGCATCACAGTCTGTGACGAAGAGTGATATAGAACTTGTCATCAGCAGCATCACAGGCATCCCGCTCTCCAAGATTGCAGAGGACGAGTCGGAGAGGCTGATGAACCTGGAGTCCATCCTGCATGACCGCGTCATCGGTCAGGAGGATGCTGTAGCTTCCATTTCGAAGGCGGTCAGAAGGGCACGTGCCGGACTCAAGAATCCGAAGCGTCCAATCGGCAGCTTCATCTTCCTCGGTCCGACGGGTGTCGGTAAGACGGAACTTGCCAGGGCACTCAGCGAAGCGATGTTCGGCGAAGAGGATGCGATGATCCGCGTCGACATGAGCGAGTACATGGAGAAGCACTCCGTCTCCCGTCTCGTCGGTTCACCACCGGGCTATGTCGGCTATGATGATGGGGGCCAGCTTACGGAAAAAGTGAGAAGAAAACCTTATTCACTCGTACTTTTCGATGAAATCGAGAAGGCCCACCCGGATGTCTTCAACATGCTGCTGCAAGTATTGGATGACGGCCGTCTGACGGACTCCAATGGACGTACCGTCGACTTCAGGAACACGATCATCGTCATGACATCGAACGTCGGTGCCCAGGAGCTCAGGGACAACAAGTTTGCAGGCTTCGGTACGACGGCGCAGTCCCAGGACTACGACACG contains the following coding sequences:
- a CDS encoding protein arginine kinase, whose protein sequence is MKSRRWNRQVMMMGYDHISPWMQESEELPVEMSARVRLARNVSHLPFPYMMKGNEAIAPVLEKLEETLTDYRRVEMAGLQFEDKALLVEKHLVSPLFTKQGLLSYINEDESVSIMVNEEDHLRIQAMGVGLPMMDLYRKADAIDDMLESEVDYAFDEKYGYLTACPTNVGTGLRASVMLHLPALTFGSRIQPLSANLSRFGFTLRGIYGEGSVPLGHIYQLSNQLTLGQTEEEIINNLDELKERIVEEEMEMRSWLESEHLLEVKDSVYRSYGLLKHAYRMPLKEAAKCLSDLKLGTDLSLIELEGFQFQKWIQLIQPAFVKMRLNEKDIEITSLEHAVEEERAALMRQLLGGE
- a CDS encoding metallophosphoesterase, with protein sequence MRIGIISDLHVDRRHARYSINDFEQILADEIHRRKIELLLIAGDISSDYRITTNFIHSLMARTGIDIRFVPGNHDYWQPESGGASSADIYRFYREHPESMISAPLILDNDWAIVGHSGWYDYSYADPRFSREKIATGKFYGGTWQDKVRTSWPMDDPALSKTFADAVRQDLEEVGDRNIIMMTHVVTHRSFAVPTPHRLFDFYNAFIGTSDFDTFYKEFPIHYSIMGHVHFRHQFEENGIQFICPCLGYSREWRTDDLAVEIKNTLQIIDV
- a CDS encoding YerC/YecD family TrpR-related protein, coding for MQIDRLRGKELDDLFEGILKLETVEECHHFFDDLCTTNELVSLKQRFQVAKMIKEGHTYSKVQNETGASSATVSRVKRCLDYGSEGYHMIIDRME
- a CDS encoding NupC/NupG family nucleoside CNT transporter; protein product: MNILMGIIGIAFTFFLAWLVSSNRKLAFKKWKNILILLGLQLLFAFILLSTGAGQAVIEFLAAGFNTLLGFAAEGVGFVMGDLTTLGDGSPADVFFFNVLLPIIVISALIGILQFTKLLPLIIRGLGFLLTKVTGMGYLESYNGAASMILGQSEVFISLKNQLPHLPKHRLYTLSAQAMSSVSLSIVGAYMTMLEPQYVVTAIVLNLFGTYVIVHIINPYEVTDAEDAADVDDNPDAGKSFFQILGDYIMDGAKVAMTVAAMLIGYIALIAILNEAFLLIPGMEITFQDVLGYIFMPIAFLIGIPWAEAQQAGSLMATKLITNEFVAMLDYTGMADEFSRKSQAMISVFLVSFANFSSIGIIAGSVKGLHDDSGNKVAHFGLKLVYGASLVSVLTAAVVGFFA
- a CDS encoding UvrB/UvrC motif-containing protein, coding for MKCESCNEREATIHISKGNGFEKTEKFLCEQCANASFENDFSYPDDSFNIQKLLKSLSEHPSLQQTKRRPKQCATCGSTINTIVQMGKFGCPDCYTTFGSQAADIISRVQAHQSEHVGKVPVKARAQLKTKKKLEQLKGELAKLVEAQEFEEAAVVRDEIKALEQAGDDDGI
- a CDS encoding ATP-dependent Clp protease ATP-binding subunit, which gives rise to MLFGRLTERAQKVLAYAQEEAINLKHSNIGTEHLLLGLVKENEGIAAKVLESFNITEEKVKEEVFNLINEGSEPSSSIHYTPRAKKVIELSMDEARKLHHNFVGTEHLLLGLIRESEGVAARVLSNLDLNITKARAAVIKMLGNPESFQQKDGMKKDHNTPTLDSLARDLTQIARDEMLDPVIGRSKEITRVIEVLSRRTKNNPVLIGEPGVGKTAIAEGLAQAIIKNEVPETLKDKRVMSLDMGTVVAGTKYRGEFEERMKKVMEEIHKAGNVVLFIDELHTLIGAGGAEGAIDASNILKPALARGELQCIGATTLDEYRKHIEKDAALERRFQPVQVDEPNVEDAILILRGLRDRYEAHHRITITDEALEAAAVMSDRYVQDRFLPDKAIDLIDEASSKVRLRSYTSPPDLKDLEGKLEAIKKEKDAAVQSQEFEAAANYRDQQTKLEDELKKREDNWKKEQGQASQSVTKSDIELVISSITGIPLSKIAEDESERLMNLESILHDRVIGQEDAVASISKAVRRARAGLKNPKRPIGSFIFLGPTGVGKTELARALSEAMFGEEDAMIRVDMSEYMEKHSVSRLVGSPPGYVGYDDGGQLTEKVRRKPYSLVLFDEIEKAHPDVFNMLLQVLDDGRLTDSNGRTVDFRNTIIVMTSNVGAQELRDNKFAGFGTTAQSQDYDTIRNTMMKELKNSFRPEFINRVDDIIVFHSLEKEHLKEIVTLMINQLTERLSDQDIHLEVTDSATDKIAEEGYDPEYGARPLARSIQRHIEDRLSESLLSGEELEGRVVTIDYKDDEFNVSTKDKVAVE
- a CDS encoding ATP phosphoribosyltransferase regulatory subunit yields the protein MKNDLIIRRLKFAQDYTQLLADENYQLVDMNMVEPFNIDDKRHHSSTIIFERNEQLFSIRSDWTRSLLNYSEDYHLSQRFFGYFGPVVRNYKTFHQAGVELYRPTDEEILGSIDMHLSFVTEGYGEKFHSIVVNDDTLLDLYIDKYDLDSGIRNLVHEKNLSELRKQLGQTHPLYILLSAKVSDQMDLVNAEFGDSDIMRFIDRLKQALEGYGMKFILDLSFRSPQSYYNGFYFQAFLDHDYPLLSGGEYNSSAFGIAVNLSNGGLL
- a CDS encoding CtsR family transcriptional regulator, which translates into the protein MRNMSDIIEQYLKQLIEESGGEVVEIKRAHIAEKFDCVPSQLNYVIKTRFTNEHGYTVESKRGGGGYIRITKVEAHSKSDYLARLKQLIGDGISQQNAKHIVQSLMENEVITMKEAKIIDAVLERESLMLDLPYRDRLRANILTRVIDVILYTEE